GGTACTCCAACCTCCTCCGACTGTATTTTCTTGCTTGGACTGtgaaacatgatttttttaggtatacaaaCACCAAGCCACCAAGGCAATGgtcatgcgtatataataatattaataatatatcgtcgCCGTCGTGCAAAAAGTGTCTAAGTGCAAAAAATGACCAAGTGAAATAATATGGCCAAATAGTTACCATAGTCCTCCAATAACTATAGAAAAAAACGACCAagtgaaaatgttaaatatataccaAGTTATGTCTAGTGTTTTAACTAGTACAAAacctaattacataatttagtacataatttttattaatcaaaactgtactagttaactataaataaactcaacAGTAGAGCACCAATTTTTGGCTAAACTTGGATTGGTTGTTAATTCAATAACgcagtatttttacattaaaaatgtatttttttcaaaatttctcgacaaaaacggaaatatttacatgtGTTAGTAAGATAAATTCACTCGAATATActctcattttataaattggttcataataaataccCGATCCATGTCCTTGGTAGTTGTCGATAATTGTCTCTTCTGTTTGCAACGTATCTGGTATTATCACGCTTAATGCTAGAACAACTGTAACTATTgcgaacattttacaatttattaaattaaaacgaaatgattaattataatatagtataaagattgccgattaaatattattaatgttaaatattaaattacaattttaaaaacgatagtTATGACACATTGTTCATTGACTGTCGTAGTCACGCTCTaggtgtgttattataatatcattcgctaatgtatacgctatatatatatccttacttataatattaataatattataatatatgcccatgaatgaaattgtgctgaattaatatttatgttgttcactcattgacctatatttattcagctaaaataccaaactgttaaaaattacgttatatacctacactataatattatattaaaatctatcgtTAGGAAATGAAGTGAtgaacacacacatttttttttacaaataacttaGCTTCGTTAATATTGcttaacaatattaagaaattaagtagttgtgaaatatattatggtggtctctcgacagtaatattatttacaacgtggtaaataatatgttgtgagaGACCATGCAAattgtctttatattttaatatttttaattacatttaatattgtgtggggACCCTAGCTCATATCTAtccgaaaatgtattttttcttgtattaatCTTTACTGTCGTGAGGTAGATTTTGGTCGACTTTTTGAAATGCCATATaaggttttatatttctatcttgGCAAAGAATATTTggattgtttgaatttaataaaatgtgttttatttcgCGAACTTCGGTCAATGGACAATTTGCGCGTTTTAAGtcgttttcattgtttattaccTCGGTTTCGGGTAACTTGATTGCTTCTAACATTTTCCTTTCCCTTAGCAAAGCACGAGAAGTATGAAGAGAACGAAAATCATGCGTAAAAGTAACTTGTGTCATTTCTAGGTCgggattatcatattttttgtcataacatcctggtgtccaatgatcattttcaaaaaaaactactagAAATTTCCTACCTGGTTTATAAAACCCTAAACCTgcagtttttttagaattttcgtaatttgggcatatgattattaaattgaaattataaaaatcagctaCTGCTGCTACGTCCTCACCGTCTAACCAAATTGGTTTTTcgtgtaaatttaaatcaagtaaatGGGAAATGGTTTCTgcagttacataaatattttcgtgcGCCAGCATTACTGTCAACGCATATATTGCACAAAATCCGTCTCCCGGGACCTCAATCAACTTACTACTACATCTAACAATTTCACGTAACGTcggctgaattaatattaaatttctcattttttcaattttgttgtcattatcCGTATCCCTATTTAATGTAGtttcatcaactattttttcaattttcaatttaatattatctaacatTCTACGTTTTTGATCGAATTCCAAAACAACTAAACCTTTATCACCTGTTAAAACTAtctgtttattaacaaaatttattttggcttgatataattctaaaaagtcTGTACCTATTAAACTAGGTCCAACTAAGTTCCTAACTACCATGCATTTAataaggaatttaatattttcgaacacaacaactgtattaataataccaagTAGTTCTAAATCGGAACCGTTTGCCGCAATTAGCTTTACGCAATCGATTGCCTTTGGAGTGATTCCTACTGGTAAATTGTCAGCATTAATTATAGACGCAGTGGCCCCTGtgtctattacaaaattatgttctatgttttcaattttgcctACTACCTCAAGTCTTTGACCTGGTTCGAATGCTGCCGGAAGCGAGGTCGGATTACACgtcgttatacatttttgtatcgtattgtcattatttttttgcttttcaacagttactgaatttttacttgcgaatttgtgatgaatattat
The Metopolophium dirhodum isolate CAU chromosome 7, ASM1992520v1, whole genome shotgun sequence DNA segment above includes these coding regions:
- the LOC132948329 gene encoding uncharacterized protein LOC132948329, with the translated sequence MSDHNIHHKFASKNSVTVEKQKNNDNTIQKCITTCNPTSLPAAFEPGQRLEVVGKIENIEHNFVIDTGATASIINADNLPVGITPKAIDCVKLIAANGSDLELLGIINTVVVFENIKFLIKCMVVRNLVGPSLIGTDFLELYQAKINFVNKQIVLTGDKGLVVLEFDQKRRMLDNIKLKIEKIVDETTLNRDTDNDNKIEKMRNLILIQPTLREIVRCSSKLIEVPGDGFCAIYALTVMLAHENIYVTAETISHLLDLNLHEKPIWLDGEDVAAVADFYNFNLIIICPNYENSKKTAGLGFYKPGRKFLVVFFENDHWTPGCYDKKYDNPDLEMTQVTFTHDFRSLHTSRALLRERKMLEAIKLPETEVINNENDLKRANCPLTEVREIKHILLNSNNPNILCQDRNIKPYMAFQKVDQNLPHDSKD